A single window of Melospiza georgiana isolate bMelGeo1 chromosome 19, bMelGeo1.pri, whole genome shotgun sequence DNA harbors:
- the TLCD3A gene encoding TLC domain-containing protein 3A isoform X1, which translates to MATVSGITVMLSCKNVVHDRHWLAVEYVWVLVPYMTYDIYVMYLCHWHKSQEKGILEKKHSLASVWSFLLQERLMVTHHLFILIVLTPITQVRAAAGVQDPLDVLGVCRAPCSALPFFTALQGRAGGLLCGLHLHSRAEHAFCFTGQDPHAAQNAGHAPAQGERDHRPGDLLLVPHPPVPVHVRGVRPPGGDPGVPGAVPHPPALQHRQRVPHRPPALLVHAHLPQGRPALPQLCRAPEQITELITAGLARGSAPQGAAARLEAPPGSTAGAGRAVLASSCRGGASRPGSSDIPAGMRLCGPRVTREGFVPAPPPGADTGHRRGDAGAGPAPHTGSLCRSCRGPRQAWSCSTALQSPSRPLLTSALHYSPVPTAHLHLTCSCCCWGQAPLNPPGAFGCFSLQTRDGPGAPLCSQQGRSSFQDRRDRRMVLLSQGSMGTGTHLVSPPTHRALCRAPPWQGVQFPLT; encoded by the exons ATGGCAACGGTGTCGGGGATCACGGTTATGCTCAGCTGCAAGAACGTGGTGCACGACAG gcaCTGGCTGGCTGTGGAGTATGTCTGGGTGCTGGTTCCCTACATGACCTATGACATCTATGTCATGTACCTGTGCCACTGGCACAAGAGCCAGGAGAAGGGGATCCTGGAGAAGAAGCACTCCCTGGCCAGCGTGTGGAGCTTCCTCCTGCAGGAGAGGCTGATGGTGACCCACCACCTCTTCATCCTCATCGTGCTCACCCCCATCACCCAGGtaagggctgctgcaggagtcCAGGACCCCCTGGACGTGCTGGGTGTCTGCAGGGCCCCGTGCTCAGCGCTGCCTTTCTTTACAGCACTTcaggggagagctgggggaCTTCTTTGTGGGCTGCAtcttcacagcagagctgagcacgCCTTTTGTTTCACTGGGCAAGATCCTCATGCAG ctcAAAATGCAGGACACGCTCCTGCACAAGGTGAACGGGATCATCGTCCTGGTGACCTTCTTCTTGTGCCGCATCCTCCTGTTCCCGTTCATGTACGCGGCGTACGGCCGCCAGGTGGGGATCCCGGCGTACCTGGTGCCGTTCCGCATCCCCCTGCACTGCAACATCGCCAACGCGTCCCTCATCGCCCCCCAGCTCTACTGGTTCACGCTCATCTGCCGCAAGGCCGCCCGGCTCTACCGCAGCTCTGCCGCGCACCGGAGCAGATAACGGAGCTGATAACGGCGGGGCTGGCGCGGGGCAGCGCCCCTCAGGGAGCGGCGGCTCGGCTGGAAGCGCCTCCGGGCAGCACAgccggggctgggagggctgtgcTCGCGTCCTCCTGCCGAGGGGGAGCCAGCCGGCCTGGAAGCAGCGACATTCCCGCTGGGATGCGGCTCTGCGGCCCGAGGGTTACACGAGAGGGGTTTGTTCCAGCCCCCCCGCCCGGCGCTGACACCGGACACCGGCGCGGCGATGCTGGAGCGGGCCCAGCCCCGCACACGGGGAGCCTGTGCCGGAGCTGCCGCGGCCCcaggcaggcctggagctgcagcacagctctgcagagcccttccCGGCCTTTGCTGACCTCAGCTCTACACTACAGCCCTGTTCCGACCGCCCACCTGCACctcacctgctcctgctgctgctggggtcaAGCTCCGCTCAACCCACCCGGTGCTTTTGGGTGCTTTTCACTACAGACCCGTGACGGTCCTGGGGCacccctgtgctcccagcagggcagaagCTCATTccaggacaggagggacaggaggatgGTTCTGCTGTCTCAGGGCAGCATGGGGACAGGAACCCACCTTGTCTCACCACCAACACACAGAGCACTGTGCAGAGCCCCTCCTTGGCAAGGGGTGCAATTTCCCCTCACCTAA
- the TLCD3A gene encoding TLC domain-containing protein 3A isoform X2 — MWRTLALASAFFPGLFILCIRLLRWAAPALSLKDRILLSGRLVSTVQAAMATVSGITVMLSCKNVVHDRHWLAVEYVWVLVPYMTYDIYVMYLCHWHKSQEKGILEKKHSLASVWSFLLQERLMVTHHLFILIVLTPITQHFRGELGDFFVGCIFTAELSTPFVSLGKILMQLKMQDTLLHKVNGIIVLVTFFLCRILLFPFMYAAYGRQVGIPAYLVPFRIPLHCNIANASLIAPQLYWFTLICRKAARLYRSSAAHRSR, encoded by the exons ATGTGGCGGACGCTGGCCCTCGCCTCCGCCTTCTTCCCGGGGCTCTTCATCCTCTGCATCCGGTTGCTGCGCTGGGCCGCCCCGGCACTGAGCCTCAAGGACCGCATCCTCCTCAGCGGCAG GCTGGTATCAACGGTCCAAGCCGCGATGGCAACGGTGTCGGGGATCACGGTTATGCTCAGCTGCAAGAACGTGGTGCACGACAG gcaCTGGCTGGCTGTGGAGTATGTCTGGGTGCTGGTTCCCTACATGACCTATGACATCTATGTCATGTACCTGTGCCACTGGCACAAGAGCCAGGAGAAGGGGATCCTGGAGAAGAAGCACTCCCTGGCCAGCGTGTGGAGCTTCCTCCTGCAGGAGAGGCTGATGGTGACCCACCACCTCTTCATCCTCATCGTGCTCACCCCCATCACCCAG CACTTcaggggagagctgggggaCTTCTTTGTGGGCTGCAtcttcacagcagagctgagcacgCCTTTTGTTTCACTGGGCAAGATCCTCATGCAG ctcAAAATGCAGGACACGCTCCTGCACAAGGTGAACGGGATCATCGTCCTGGTGACCTTCTTCTTGTGCCGCATCCTCCTGTTCCCGTTCATGTACGCGGCGTACGGCCGCCAGGTGGGGATCCCGGCGTACCTGGTGCCGTTCCGCATCCCCCTGCACTGCAACATCGCCAACGCGTCCCTCATCGCCCCCCAGCTCTACTGGTTCACGCTCATCTGCCGCAAGGCCGCCCGGCTCTACCGCAGCTCTGCCGCGCACCGGAGCAGATAA